A window from Apostichopus japonicus isolate 1M-3 chromosome 2, ASM3797524v1, whole genome shotgun sequence encodes these proteins:
- the LOC139954681 gene encoding mitochondrial import inner membrane translocase subunit Tim29-like: MFSLRYENKMAAPIGKAGKVTNITKRLVNSAAVKKFGDYVLQIMRDYKSSTMDIFKDARDRPIKAAFYITGLSAIGYLGSTNPDEDSFDRALVDASNDLLQVSDLVRNQTSDSHTQDLLEMRNKGVLKRMNLGVCSIMWRDNYSRNLSLFDSTCTHLKVPWKEFPERIVDIGVHGRWLHLEKAMIDYDINENEFEGDMVR; this comes from the exons ATGTTTTCTTTACGCTACGAAAACAAGATGGCAGCCCCTATAGGGAAGGCAGGCAAAGTGACAAACATTACGAAAAGGCTTGTGAATAGTGCTGCAGTCAAAAAGTTTG gaGACTATGTCTTGCAAATCATGAGAGATTACAAGTCATCTACCATGGATATATTCAAAGATGCCAGAGATCGCCCCATAAAGGCAGCTTTTTACATCACAGGACTTTCAGCGATTGGTTATTTGGGTTCCACTAATCCAGATGAAGATTCTTTTGATCGAGCCTTGGTGGACGCGTCAAACGACTTACTGCAAGTCAGTGACTTAGTCCGCAATCAAACATCTGACTCACACACCCAGGACCTACTCGAAATGAGAAACAAGGGTGTTCTGAAACGCATGAATTTAGGTGTGTGTTCCATCATGTGGAGGGACAACTATAGTAGAAATCTAAGTCTGTTTGATTCCACATGTACACACTTGAAAGTACCATGGAAAGAGTTTCCTGAGAGGATTGTCGACATCGGGGTCCATGGAAGATGGCTGCATTTGGAGAAAGCTATGATCGACTATGAcatcaatgaaaatgaatttgaaGGGGATATGGTGAGGTGA
- the LOC139954665 gene encoding calcium homeostasis endoplasmic reticulum protein-like isoform X1 yields the protein MDDNVKAPSDPEVKNIVDKLANFVARNGPEFEKMTKQKQKDNPKFQFLFGGEHFQYYISKVKREQLILQDQKQKIAEQQAKIQEVITRQSIQTAPWQPQIQQQQQFQDKIKESEENLAKQKQMLLSQQKEQMESVVMSNRLDKIQDLAQAMDINLSEFDATLQAIIDSCTKDAISAGKQWIFAAAKSPQHAEVVAKYLLQKIAPKNIPFTTKLHLIYLINDALHHCVKREAKDLHTALGTVIIPIYCGSYLTANDENKAKLDKVLKLWATNHYFREGIIDQLKKPVISMSTYQAFQIKENHEAIQGVLASVQEKIKILEKQHGEYVAHMQLQQHQQQLQQQQQQQLQQQQQLQQQLQKQQQLQQIQISQPVLEVLTTSQGPSGATQPHEMAVPKMSLAPSDQQGYPPSSQESPILQPLQQQPQQQPPNQQLTDSIIQDKIPQVDHHPLVSQSEPQATNQGSQEREAPSPSPMSQASSMPPSLVSSPLTSIRHPMLHPVGQATGPQGTPQGLPPDPSQVLPMFDPSRPPPGFPPGPPPFQPGMPPPSFPQFPPIGGGGPFPPIDMSVPPPQFGQPPPHIRIQGPHQGSNSPHQGPPHDPPPQGPHQIQSLMPPVLDPNDPSLIPLAPYYELPAGLMVTLIKLEDTDYRPLDPDALRLPPPQPPSQRLLEAIEAFYAPPTRENPRNSDGWEQNGLFEFFKVKHKYVTARKERGEHRRSRSRSRGRRRSRSRSKTPPRRRYRSKSRSRSTSPPYQRSSKSPSPSRRQRPRRSISNSPPYQRTSRSQSRSRSRSPARSRSPTQRKRSKSRSPTPDYGVQPFYQMNTETKLGEDNKGHQLMKKMGWSGQGLGAQEQGRVDPVAGGEVREKMDQFKGVGVPVSDPFENFRKSKSYTFNRRGR from the exons atggACGATAACGTGAAAGCACCATCAG ACCCAGAAGTGAAGAACATTGTTGATAAACTTGCCAACTTTGTTGCTAGGAATGGTCCAGAGTTTGAGAAAATGACCAAGCAGAAGCAAAAAGACAACCCAAAGTTCCAGTTTCTCTTTGGTGGCGAACACTTCCAGTATTACATAAGTAAAGTTAAGAGGGAGCAACTAA TACTCCAGGATCAGAAACAGAAAATCGCCGAGCAGCAGGCCAAAATTCAGGAAGTTATTACCCGACAGTCAATTCAGACAGCACCATGGCAACCACAGATACAACAGCAGCAACAGTTCCAAGACAAAATTAAGGAAAGCGAAGAAAACCTGGCAAAGCAAAAACAGATGCTACTGAGCCAGCAGAAA GAACAAATGGAGTCTGTGGTAATGAGCAACCGCTTGGACAAAATTCAGGATTTGGCTCAGGCAATGGACATCAACTTGAGTGAATTTGATGCTACACTACAGGCGATCATAGACTCTTGTACTAAAGATGCGATATCT GCTGGTAAACAATGGATCTTTGCCGCAGCCAAGTCTCCACAACATGCGGAAGTTGTCGCCAAGTATCTCCTCCAGAAGATTGCTCCGAAAAACATTCCTTTCACTACCAAGCTCCATCTGATTTACCTCATCAACGATGCTCTTCACCACTG TGTAAAGAGAGAGGCCAAAGATCTCCACACTGCCTTGGGGACTGTCATTATTCCCATCTATTGTGGGTCTTACCTCACAGCTAATGATGAAAACAAAGCAAAGCTTGATAAG GTTTTGAAATTGTGGGCGACCAATCATTATTTCCGAGAGGGCATCATAGACCAGTTGAAAAAACCGGTGATATCAATGTCCACCTACCAG GCTTTCCAAATCAAAGAGAATCACGAGGCTATCCAAGGCGTCCTTGCCTCCGTACAAGAGAAGATCAAAATTCTGGAGAAGCAGCACGGTGAATACGTAGCACACATGCAGTTACAGCAACATCAACAGCAGTTacagcaacagcaacaacagcagTTACAGCAACAACAGCAGTTGCAGCAACAGCTGCAGAAACAACAGCAGCTACAACAAATACAGATTTCACAGCCAGTTTTGGAAGTTCTGACCACATCTCAAGGTCCGTCCGGTGCGACCCAACCCCATGAGATGGCGGTGCCTAAGATGTCACTAGCGCCATCAGACCAGCAGGGGTATCCCCCATCCTCCCAGGAATCACCCATACTGCAGCCACTGCAACAGCAGCCCCAACAACAGCCTCCTAACCAACAACTAACAGACAGTATTATTCAGGACAAG ATACCACAAGTCGACCATCATCCTCTAGTGAGTCAGTCTGAACCACAGGCAACCAATCAAGgctcacaagagagggaagcaCCCTCTCCTTCTCCTATGAGTCAAG CATCCTCTATGCCCCCATCACTGGTGTCATCACCTCTTACCTCAATCAGACACCCCATGTTACACCCCGTAGGACAAGCTACAGGTCCACAAGGTACTCCTCAAG GTTTGCCACCAGACCCTAGCCAAGTACTACCAATGTTTGACCCCAGTCGACCCCCTCCTGGATTCCCTCCAGGACCACCACCTTTCCAACCAG GGATGCCCCCACCAAGTTTCCCACAGTTTCCTCCGATAGGAGGAGGAGGACCCTTCCCGCCCATCGACATGTCGGTGCCGCCACCACAGTTTGGTCAGCCACCGCCCCATATAAGAATTCAAGGCCCACATCAAGGCTCCAACAGCCCTCATCAGGGTCCACCGCATGACCCTCCACCGCAGGGACCTCATCAGATACAGAGTTTAATGCCACCTGTACTGGATCCAAATGACCCCTCCTTGATTCCCCTGGCACCTTACTATGAGCTTCCAGCTGGGTTGATGGTGACCCTTATAAAG CTCGAAGACACCGATTACAGACCTCTGGACCCAGATGCCCTAAGGCTCCCTCCTCCTCAGCCACCTAGCCAGAGGCTACTAGAAGCAATAGAGGCATTCTATGCCCCTCCAACAAGAGAAAATCCTAGAAACAG TGATGGCTGGGAACAGAATGGACTCTTTGAATTCTTTAAAGTAAAGCACAAGTATGTGACAGCAAGAAAAGAAAGAGGAGAGCATCGTCGGTCCAGGTCCAGGTCGAGAGGCCGCAGACGGTCCAGGTCCAGATCAAAAACTCCTCCCAGGAGACGTTACAG gtcaaagtcAAGATCCAGAAGTACATCTCCTCCATATCAGAGAAGTTCCAAATCCCCCTCCCCAAGCAGAAGGCAGCGCCCCCGACGTTCGATATCAAACTCGCCCCCGTACCAACGGACTTCCAGGTCGCAGTCCCGCTCAAGGTCCCGTTCACCAGCACGGTCCCGTTCACCAACACAGCGAAAGCGATCAAAGTCTAGGAGCCCAACACCTGATTACGGAGT ACAACCTTTTTACCAGATGAACACAGAAACTAAATTAGGGGAAGATAACAAAGGCCACCAGCTGATGAAAAAGATGG GATGGTCTGGTCAAGGCCTGGGTGCCCAAGAGCAAGGACGAGTGGACCCTGTGGCCGGTGGCGAGGTCCGTGAAAAGATGGACCAATTTAAAGGGGTCGGGGTACCGGTCAGCGATCCGTTCGAAAACTTCCGGAAGAGCAAAAGTTACACTTTCAATCGCAGGGGACGTTGA
- the LOC139954665 gene encoding calcium homeostasis endoplasmic reticulum protein-like isoform X2 encodes MDDNVKAPSDPEVKNIVDKLANFVARNGPEFEKMTKQKQKDNPKFQFLFGGEHFQYYISKVKREQLILQDQKQKIAEQQAKIQEVITRQSIQTAPWQPQIQQQQQFQDKIKESEENLAKQKQMLLSQQKEQMESVVMSNRLDKIQDLAQAMDINLSEFDATLQAIIDSCTKDAISAGKQWIFAAAKSPQHAEVVAKYLLQKIAPKNIPFTTKLHLIYLINDALHHCVKREAKDLHTALGTVIIPIYCGSYLTANDENKAKLDKVLKLWATNHYFREGIIDQLKKPVISMSTYQAFQIKENHEAIQGVLASVQEKIKILEKQHGEYVAHMQLQQHQQQLQQQQQQQLQQQQQLQQQLQKQQQLQQIQISQPVLEVLTTSQGPSGATQPHEMAVPKMSLAPSDQQGYPPSSQESPILQPLQQQPQQQPPNQQLTDSIIQDKIPQVDHHPLVSQSEPQATNQGSQEREAPSPSPMSQASSMPPSLVSSPLTSIRHPMLHPVGQATGPQGLPPDPSQVLPMFDPSRPPPGFPPGPPPFQPGMPPPSFPQFPPIGGGGPFPPIDMSVPPPQFGQPPPHIRIQGPHQGSNSPHQGPPHDPPPQGPHQIQSLMPPVLDPNDPSLIPLAPYYELPAGLMVTLIKLEDTDYRPLDPDALRLPPPQPPSQRLLEAIEAFYAPPTRENPRNSDGWEQNGLFEFFKVKHKYVTARKERGEHRRSRSRSRGRRRSRSRSKTPPRRRYRSKSRSRSTSPPYQRSSKSPSPSRRQRPRRSISNSPPYQRTSRSQSRSRSRSPARSRSPTQRKRSKSRSPTPDYGVQPFYQMNTETKLGEDNKGHQLMKKMGWSGQGLGAQEQGRVDPVAGGEVREKMDQFKGVGVPVSDPFENFRKSKSYTFNRRGR; translated from the exons atggACGATAACGTGAAAGCACCATCAG ACCCAGAAGTGAAGAACATTGTTGATAAACTTGCCAACTTTGTTGCTAGGAATGGTCCAGAGTTTGAGAAAATGACCAAGCAGAAGCAAAAAGACAACCCAAAGTTCCAGTTTCTCTTTGGTGGCGAACACTTCCAGTATTACATAAGTAAAGTTAAGAGGGAGCAACTAA TACTCCAGGATCAGAAACAGAAAATCGCCGAGCAGCAGGCCAAAATTCAGGAAGTTATTACCCGACAGTCAATTCAGACAGCACCATGGCAACCACAGATACAACAGCAGCAACAGTTCCAAGACAAAATTAAGGAAAGCGAAGAAAACCTGGCAAAGCAAAAACAGATGCTACTGAGCCAGCAGAAA GAACAAATGGAGTCTGTGGTAATGAGCAACCGCTTGGACAAAATTCAGGATTTGGCTCAGGCAATGGACATCAACTTGAGTGAATTTGATGCTACACTACAGGCGATCATAGACTCTTGTACTAAAGATGCGATATCT GCTGGTAAACAATGGATCTTTGCCGCAGCCAAGTCTCCACAACATGCGGAAGTTGTCGCCAAGTATCTCCTCCAGAAGATTGCTCCGAAAAACATTCCTTTCACTACCAAGCTCCATCTGATTTACCTCATCAACGATGCTCTTCACCACTG TGTAAAGAGAGAGGCCAAAGATCTCCACACTGCCTTGGGGACTGTCATTATTCCCATCTATTGTGGGTCTTACCTCACAGCTAATGATGAAAACAAAGCAAAGCTTGATAAG GTTTTGAAATTGTGGGCGACCAATCATTATTTCCGAGAGGGCATCATAGACCAGTTGAAAAAACCGGTGATATCAATGTCCACCTACCAG GCTTTCCAAATCAAAGAGAATCACGAGGCTATCCAAGGCGTCCTTGCCTCCGTACAAGAGAAGATCAAAATTCTGGAGAAGCAGCACGGTGAATACGTAGCACACATGCAGTTACAGCAACATCAACAGCAGTTacagcaacagcaacaacagcagTTACAGCAACAACAGCAGTTGCAGCAACAGCTGCAGAAACAACAGCAGCTACAACAAATACAGATTTCACAGCCAGTTTTGGAAGTTCTGACCACATCTCAAGGTCCGTCCGGTGCGACCCAACCCCATGAGATGGCGGTGCCTAAGATGTCACTAGCGCCATCAGACCAGCAGGGGTATCCCCCATCCTCCCAGGAATCACCCATACTGCAGCCACTGCAACAGCAGCCCCAACAACAGCCTCCTAACCAACAACTAACAGACAGTATTATTCAGGACAAG ATACCACAAGTCGACCATCATCCTCTAGTGAGTCAGTCTGAACCACAGGCAACCAATCAAGgctcacaagagagggaagcaCCCTCTCCTTCTCCTATGAGTCAAG CATCCTCTATGCCCCCATCACTGGTGTCATCACCTCTTACCTCAATCAGACACCCCATGTTACACCCCGTAGGACAAGCTACAGGTCCACAAG GTTTGCCACCAGACCCTAGCCAAGTACTACCAATGTTTGACCCCAGTCGACCCCCTCCTGGATTCCCTCCAGGACCACCACCTTTCCAACCAG GGATGCCCCCACCAAGTTTCCCACAGTTTCCTCCGATAGGAGGAGGAGGACCCTTCCCGCCCATCGACATGTCGGTGCCGCCACCACAGTTTGGTCAGCCACCGCCCCATATAAGAATTCAAGGCCCACATCAAGGCTCCAACAGCCCTCATCAGGGTCCACCGCATGACCCTCCACCGCAGGGACCTCATCAGATACAGAGTTTAATGCCACCTGTACTGGATCCAAATGACCCCTCCTTGATTCCCCTGGCACCTTACTATGAGCTTCCAGCTGGGTTGATGGTGACCCTTATAAAG CTCGAAGACACCGATTACAGACCTCTGGACCCAGATGCCCTAAGGCTCCCTCCTCCTCAGCCACCTAGCCAGAGGCTACTAGAAGCAATAGAGGCATTCTATGCCCCTCCAACAAGAGAAAATCCTAGAAACAG TGATGGCTGGGAACAGAATGGACTCTTTGAATTCTTTAAAGTAAAGCACAAGTATGTGACAGCAAGAAAAGAAAGAGGAGAGCATCGTCGGTCCAGGTCCAGGTCGAGAGGCCGCAGACGGTCCAGGTCCAGATCAAAAACTCCTCCCAGGAGACGTTACAG gtcaaagtcAAGATCCAGAAGTACATCTCCTCCATATCAGAGAAGTTCCAAATCCCCCTCCCCAAGCAGAAGGCAGCGCCCCCGACGTTCGATATCAAACTCGCCCCCGTACCAACGGACTTCCAGGTCGCAGTCCCGCTCAAGGTCCCGTTCACCAGCACGGTCCCGTTCACCAACACAGCGAAAGCGATCAAAGTCTAGGAGCCCAACACCTGATTACGGAGT ACAACCTTTTTACCAGATGAACACAGAAACTAAATTAGGGGAAGATAACAAAGGCCACCAGCTGATGAAAAAGATGG GATGGTCTGGTCAAGGCCTGGGTGCCCAAGAGCAAGGACGAGTGGACCCTGTGGCCGGTGGCGAGGTCCGTGAAAAGATGGACCAATTTAAAGGGGTCGGGGTACCGGTCAGCGATCCGTTCGAAAACTTCCGGAAGAGCAAAAGTTACACTTTCAATCGCAGGGGACGTTGA
- the LOC139954665 gene encoding calcium homeostasis endoplasmic reticulum protein-like isoform X3 encodes MDDNVKAPSDPEVKNIVDKLANFVARNGPEFEKMTKQKQKDNPKFQFLFGGEHFQYYISKVKREQLILQDQKQKIAEQQAKIQEVITRQSIQTAPWQPQIQQQQQFQDKIKESEENLAKQKQMLLSQQKEQMESVVMSNRLDKIQDLAQAMDINLSEFDATLQAIIDSCTKDAISAGKQWIFAAAKSPQHAEVVAKYLLQKIAPKNIPFTTKLHLIYLINDALHHCVKREAKDLHTALGTVIIPIYCGSYLTANDENKAKLDKVLKLWATNHYFREGIIDQLKKPVISMSTYQAFQIKENHEAIQGVLASVQEKIKILEKQHGEYVAHMQLQQHQQQLQQQQQQQLQQQQQLQQQLQKQQQLQQIQISQPVLEVLTTSQGPSGATQPHEMAVPKMSLAPSDQQGYPPSSQESPILQPLQQQPQQQPPNQQLTDSIIQDKIPQVDHHPLVSQSEPQATNQGSQEREAPSPSPMSQGLPPDPSQVLPMFDPSRPPPGFPPGPPPFQPGMPPPSFPQFPPIGGGGPFPPIDMSVPPPQFGQPPPHIRIQGPHQGSNSPHQGPPHDPPPQGPHQIQSLMPPVLDPNDPSLIPLAPYYELPAGLMVTLIKLEDTDYRPLDPDALRLPPPQPPSQRLLEAIEAFYAPPTRENPRNSDGWEQNGLFEFFKVKHKYVTARKERGEHRRSRSRSRGRRRSRSRSKTPPRRRYRSKSRSRSTSPPYQRSSKSPSPSRRQRPRRSISNSPPYQRTSRSQSRSRSRSPARSRSPTQRKRSKSRSPTPDYGVQPFYQMNTETKLGEDNKGHQLMKKMGWSGQGLGAQEQGRVDPVAGGEVREKMDQFKGVGVPVSDPFENFRKSKSYTFNRRGR; translated from the exons atggACGATAACGTGAAAGCACCATCAG ACCCAGAAGTGAAGAACATTGTTGATAAACTTGCCAACTTTGTTGCTAGGAATGGTCCAGAGTTTGAGAAAATGACCAAGCAGAAGCAAAAAGACAACCCAAAGTTCCAGTTTCTCTTTGGTGGCGAACACTTCCAGTATTACATAAGTAAAGTTAAGAGGGAGCAACTAA TACTCCAGGATCAGAAACAGAAAATCGCCGAGCAGCAGGCCAAAATTCAGGAAGTTATTACCCGACAGTCAATTCAGACAGCACCATGGCAACCACAGATACAACAGCAGCAACAGTTCCAAGACAAAATTAAGGAAAGCGAAGAAAACCTGGCAAAGCAAAAACAGATGCTACTGAGCCAGCAGAAA GAACAAATGGAGTCTGTGGTAATGAGCAACCGCTTGGACAAAATTCAGGATTTGGCTCAGGCAATGGACATCAACTTGAGTGAATTTGATGCTACACTACAGGCGATCATAGACTCTTGTACTAAAGATGCGATATCT GCTGGTAAACAATGGATCTTTGCCGCAGCCAAGTCTCCACAACATGCGGAAGTTGTCGCCAAGTATCTCCTCCAGAAGATTGCTCCGAAAAACATTCCTTTCACTACCAAGCTCCATCTGATTTACCTCATCAACGATGCTCTTCACCACTG TGTAAAGAGAGAGGCCAAAGATCTCCACACTGCCTTGGGGACTGTCATTATTCCCATCTATTGTGGGTCTTACCTCACAGCTAATGATGAAAACAAAGCAAAGCTTGATAAG GTTTTGAAATTGTGGGCGACCAATCATTATTTCCGAGAGGGCATCATAGACCAGTTGAAAAAACCGGTGATATCAATGTCCACCTACCAG GCTTTCCAAATCAAAGAGAATCACGAGGCTATCCAAGGCGTCCTTGCCTCCGTACAAGAGAAGATCAAAATTCTGGAGAAGCAGCACGGTGAATACGTAGCACACATGCAGTTACAGCAACATCAACAGCAGTTacagcaacagcaacaacagcagTTACAGCAACAACAGCAGTTGCAGCAACAGCTGCAGAAACAACAGCAGCTACAACAAATACAGATTTCACAGCCAGTTTTGGAAGTTCTGACCACATCTCAAGGTCCGTCCGGTGCGACCCAACCCCATGAGATGGCGGTGCCTAAGATGTCACTAGCGCCATCAGACCAGCAGGGGTATCCCCCATCCTCCCAGGAATCACCCATACTGCAGCCACTGCAACAGCAGCCCCAACAACAGCCTCCTAACCAACAACTAACAGACAGTATTATTCAGGACAAG ATACCACAAGTCGACCATCATCCTCTAGTGAGTCAGTCTGAACCACAGGCAACCAATCAAGgctcacaagagagggaagcaCCCTCTCCTTCTCCTATGAGTCAAG GTTTGCCACCAGACCCTAGCCAAGTACTACCAATGTTTGACCCCAGTCGACCCCCTCCTGGATTCCCTCCAGGACCACCACCTTTCCAACCAG GGATGCCCCCACCAAGTTTCCCACAGTTTCCTCCGATAGGAGGAGGAGGACCCTTCCCGCCCATCGACATGTCGGTGCCGCCACCACAGTTTGGTCAGCCACCGCCCCATATAAGAATTCAAGGCCCACATCAAGGCTCCAACAGCCCTCATCAGGGTCCACCGCATGACCCTCCACCGCAGGGACCTCATCAGATACAGAGTTTAATGCCACCTGTACTGGATCCAAATGACCCCTCCTTGATTCCCCTGGCACCTTACTATGAGCTTCCAGCTGGGTTGATGGTGACCCTTATAAAG CTCGAAGACACCGATTACAGACCTCTGGACCCAGATGCCCTAAGGCTCCCTCCTCCTCAGCCACCTAGCCAGAGGCTACTAGAAGCAATAGAGGCATTCTATGCCCCTCCAACAAGAGAAAATCCTAGAAACAG TGATGGCTGGGAACAGAATGGACTCTTTGAATTCTTTAAAGTAAAGCACAAGTATGTGACAGCAAGAAAAGAAAGAGGAGAGCATCGTCGGTCCAGGTCCAGGTCGAGAGGCCGCAGACGGTCCAGGTCCAGATCAAAAACTCCTCCCAGGAGACGTTACAG gtcaaagtcAAGATCCAGAAGTACATCTCCTCCATATCAGAGAAGTTCCAAATCCCCCTCCCCAAGCAGAAGGCAGCGCCCCCGACGTTCGATATCAAACTCGCCCCCGTACCAACGGACTTCCAGGTCGCAGTCCCGCTCAAGGTCCCGTTCACCAGCACGGTCCCGTTCACCAACACAGCGAAAGCGATCAAAGTCTAGGAGCCCAACACCTGATTACGGAGT ACAACCTTTTTACCAGATGAACACAGAAACTAAATTAGGGGAAGATAACAAAGGCCACCAGCTGATGAAAAAGATGG GATGGTCTGGTCAAGGCCTGGGTGCCCAAGAGCAAGGACGAGTGGACCCTGTGGCCGGTGGCGAGGTCCGTGAAAAGATGGACCAATTTAAAGGGGTCGGGGTACCGGTCAGCGATCCGTTCGAAAACTTCCGGAAGAGCAAAAGTTACACTTTCAATCGCAGGGGACGTTGA